GAACCCCACCGGAACCCACCAGCCCCTCAGGAGCCTTCAttccccagcactgggggctggGGTTCACCTGCTGTGGCAGGGACCCCCCTGGAGCTGGGGGCCTGGAGGTCACCACCCTgtggccctgctgcagggcccccCCCAGAGGTGCTTGGGGTTCCCGACACGGGGATGGAGGCCTGGGGGTCACCCTCCTACATCCCTGCAACGGGGACCCCCCGGGAGCTGCACGAGACCCCTGGCTCCATCGTAGGGTCCTGGCCGTCACCGCTGTGCAGTCTTGGAGCAGTGACCCTCCTGGGCCCCCTCCCGAGACATGCCATGGCCACGGGCACCGGGACGGCTTCCTCCTGCTGCTTGGagcctgcagcaccccccagcctccCGGGGCAGGACTGATGGACACAGGCCCCCCTGAGACACCCACCCGTGGCTCCCAGCCGCCTGCACACCACCAGGTACCCACggccccctccccttctcctgcACTGAGGCTGGGGGAGACCTCCAGGATGAGCTAGAAGTGGGGTGTATGCTCCTTACAGGGTGTGGGCAGGGCTGCACCCACAAATCCCCCCGCACACCATGGCTGAAAGGTGTGCACGGGCTGGGGGGGACAGCAGGATGCatggggtgaggggtggggggcacgggGCCATCCCACCTCACCCAGCTCTTTCCACACAGCTTGGCAGTCCCTCCGCCCCAGCCAGGTTCGTCTCCGCACCCCTCCGAGCAGCCCCAGTCCTGCCCGGCTGCACTCCAGCACGACACTGGGGAGGCTGGAGCTGATCCTGTACCCCCACTCGCAGAGCCGCGGGGAGGACGGTGGCTTGGCTGCATGGGATGGACACCGGGACACCGGGACAAGGCTCCTCATTAAAGCTGCTGGGCACCTCCACAACCTGACTTGTTACTGTGGGCCCCCCCTTGCTGCACCCCAGCATGGGCAGGGTTGGGGGGCCCAGGGCACCCCACAGCCTGACACCcgccaccacacacacacacacagccggGAGCTGCGTCTAGGCCAGGGGcttggtgccccccccccccccaccctgcagcccagagATGTCCCGGAGCTGGGGGGACAGTGGGACCCACCACCCGGGGggcttccccagccccatggACCCCTGGAAGGGCAGACCCCCCCCACCCGCAGAGTAGTCCCATCCTGATGGGACgctcctgctccctcccttcAGAGACCTGGGGGACGGTCCCGAGGGGAAGcccccagccctgaccctgcAGCGGCTGCCCCAGCTGGGGGACCCCAGCCCCGGATCCCAGCGGGAGAGCTCGCATGCAGCCGTCAGACGGAGGAGCCGGACGCTGGCGTCGGCAAAGCCCCCAGAGCCACTTAGCACCAGGCTCCTAACGGCCCGGGGGGCTCCACGTTCCTGAACCATCCCCCCCGCGCCCACCACGGGGTCCTAGGCACTTCCTGCATGCCTCCAGAGCCCCCCAGCATCCGAGGGGAGAGAAGCTGACGTGCAAGCCTTTATTTACACCCCCCCAGGCCTTGCACATCCCAAAGAGTCCAGCACTGACTGCTGggtccccccctcccaccccaaagcCCTCCCAGCCCCCCTCCGCTGCTCATCATACAGGCGTCAGGCCCTgctcacaggcagcagcccctgcccctcaCCAGCAGCGGGGTTCTGGCGTGGGGAGGCTGCCGGGGGGagtgtttggggctgggggtcggAGAGAATGGAGTGTGTGGAGCAGGGGAGTGGGCAAGGGCCCATCCCAGCGGTGGGGCGGTGGGTGCCGGGAGCTCCAGGCCCCGTGGCCGGGCGGGGAGGAGGGTGCACAGCGGCAGGGGCCGCAGGGTTATCTGGGGGTAGTCTCGCCCTGGAACCAATCCAGCACTGGCTGCCGGTTCTCCTTCACCCAGTTGATGTTGGCGCGGGTCCTCTCCAGCGCCTGCTCCAGCGCCCGCGTCCCCGACCCGAAGCCGATGTCCTGGTTGTCTGCCTTGAACTGCTCCAGCTGATGGGGGCAGGAGGAGTTGGAGCAGGCGTGGGGTACCCCAGCAGCCCTCCAGCAGCCCAGGATGGGGCCAGAAGCTGCCCAGACCCCTGGGCacaggaggggctggggcaggacccccccccccaccaaggCTAAGGGCAGGTTGCAAGctgccagctggggctggggtCCCCTCCAGtgcccagccccacagatcctgcTCCAGCCTCACCTGCCGCAGCTCATACTCCGTGGAAAACCGCTGGGTCACTGATAAAATCAGccgggagaaggagaaggagccGCCCCCATACCTGGAGAGCAGAGGGATGCTGAGCCAGGggcctgggcagagctgcagcagcaccgTGGCTGCCCCCATCCGGCTGGGCCAGGGAAGGGACAATGCCACCCCCCTGCGGGGGCACAGGCAGAAGGGGAGTGCTGGTGGCCCCCTGAAGCCCCCCGTGCAGTGCTCACTGGCTGAAAAGCATCCTCCAGTTGCCACGGATGAAGTCccaggccaggggctgccccacCACGTTGCTGGCAATGCTGTTGATGGTGGCGGTGGCATCCTGCTTCCGGATCTTGTTGGGGTCCAGGGTGTACTGCAGGTACCTGGGGGAGGGGGATGACACCTCGCTGGGTGAGGGGCTGGCGAGGGCAGAGCCACAGTCCCCCCCCAGGAGTCTGCACCCACCGGTTGAGGAtccagggctgggggctgcaggaaagggctgTGCGGAGCTTGTCGGCCTCAGACACGACAGTGGCCTCCTGGAACCTCTCCCAGATGAAGTCCCAGGCCTCCTCCCCGCCTGTGGCCACCACACTGCAGTAGATGGAGGAGCGCAGGTTTGGGGGGATCCTGTGGGAGAGAAGACCCGGCTCAGCTGGGAACCCCTTGCCGTGCCCAGCCCGGCTGCCTGCCGCCACACTCACGGGTTCCTAGTGATGTTTTGCTGCCACTGGTCGAAATATTTGGTGGCCAGTTCCTGGCACTCGGTGATGCCGTAGGAGCAGGCTGTGCTGATGGCGTTGATCTCGTTGTACCTGGGGACAGAGCAGCCATgcagggctggggaccagcaACTAGAGCAGGGCCATGCCCTCTCCCTGGCACACACTGGGGTGACTGTTTAGTGCAGCCGGGGAGACCCCAGGGGGATCCAGCCCAGCGCAGGGGCTGCAGCACTCACTGGTCCATCAGGCCACTGGGGATGTTGACCCAGTCGTTGGTGATGTTCTTGTAGTAGTTGAAGAGGGGAGTCACCTGCTTCTGGATGTATttctggggggcaggaggagggtcagcgcccagcggcaccgtcAGCAGCTcccccccctgctcccagctCGGGGTGCATACACAGCCCCTCACCCCTGTTATGCTGGCACAGGGCTCAACTCACCCGCATCACCCCGAAGACCTCGCTGCGGTCAAACATCAGCTGGAAGTACTGGAGGTTGTTGAGCGCCGCCGCCCAGGGCATGTACTCTGTCTCCTGGTTCAGGAACCGCGTGGTGTTCAAGGCCAAGGTCACGTTGACGTAACCAGCCCTGCGAGGGGTGAAGGGTGGTGTCAGCTCCCAGGGCACCCATCCCACAGGTTCCCCtggccccggggggctgcggctgGGCTCACCTGGCCAGGTTGAAGGCGTCATCAATGATCTGGGCACGGTTGATGACAGGAATCACCTGGAGGGAGCAGAGGAGGTGTCTCAGGGCAACCCCCAGCAGGCtgtggggtgggtgtgggggtgcaggggggtgcgggggggtgcgggcCCACCCACAGCCCACGCGCCCTGTCCCCACATACCTGGTGGTCGGTGGCGAGTTGGCCAAGGAGCTGGTCCCAGTTCTCCTGGTTGTAGTTGACGCGGAAGTAGCCGCTGACGTTCAGGTTCAGCAAGAGCCAGCTAGAGCTGTGCACCTTGAACTGGTTATTGGTTCCTGGGAGGGGGACAGGAGGCTCTGATTGAGCTGCCCGCCTGCCCACGAGGGGGGCCAGGCTCAGCGCCCCCCACCTCACCAGTGCCCACCCGGGGGACCccaacctgtgccagggcaggggaggtGGCAGCGAGCCCCCCGCTCCCAGCCCGGGCAAGACACACGTACCTATGATATCAGTCAGCCAGTACCTGTCCCCAAGGGTGTCACGTGTCATCCAGGTGATGGGGACGATCCAGATGTAGCTGTgcaggggacaggcaggcagtggggtcccctgcccctgtgcccccccagaccccctgcCTGGCGCTGAcagccgccccctcccccctccACTCACTTGAAGACGGAGGGTCTGTCCACCGTGGAGTTGGGGTCGAGCAGGAAGTGTGTCTGCCTGACAATACCAGTGCGGGTGTCGACGGTGACCACGGGGAAGCCCATCTGCAGCGTCCAGCGGTCCATGATCCTGCTGATGGAGTCGGGCAGCGAGACGTTGTACTTCACCACAGCCTGTGGGGGAGGCAGCAGGTCAGCAGGGCCAAGGGTGGGGTGCAGGGCTCACCCAGCACACATCGGCTGCATGACCAGCACCCTGGGACCCTGTCCTGCCAGGCAGCACCCCTAGAGCTGGGGCAGCAGCGGGGAAGGGGCTGAGGGTTGGGAGGAGCTACCAGGAGCAGCCAGCCCCCTCCTACCTCTTGCAGATGAGACCAGAGGTCAGTGTAGACAGTGTTCCCGTAGGCGAAGGTATGGAGGTAGGACTGTGGGAGAGCACCAGGAGAGACAGGTGGGTAGGGGCAGGTCCGGGGTGCAGGACACCTGCAGAGCACCCGGGAGGGCCCTGTTgtgggacaccccccccggcaCTGGCAGAGCCTCACCTGCAGCCCCTCCTTGAACACGTTCTCGGTGAGGAAGTCGGAGAGCATCCGCAGCACTGACGCTCCCTGCAGAGACGGCAGGTCAGAAACCCCAGGGTGTGTGGggccccccccaccaccaccctggtCCCCCACGCTCCCACCTTGCTGTAGGCGATGCTGTCAAAGACCTCACTGATCTGAGCTGGGGTGTTGACCTCATCCTCACGGAAGGAGAGTGGGTGGGAGGTGGCCAGGGCGTCTGTTGCCATCACCGTGTACACCTCATTCAGCACCATCAGGTCTTTCTGCAGCAGTGGGGGGGAAGCACCAGCACCCATCTCAGCCCTGCGCACACCCCCCTGGCAGTGGGGATAGCCCCcagggggggaagggggtgccCAATCCCCTCTGCCTGCCAGAACTCACGATGTTCCAGGTGTCCTCCACTGCGTTGGCGCCCAGGTACTCCACATAGGAGGCAAAACCCTCGTTCAGCCACAGGTCGTTCCACCACTGCAGCGTCACCAGGTTCCCGAACCActgtgggggggacacagcaccCCGTTAG
This sequence is a window from Athene noctua chromosome 13, bAthNoc1.hap1.1, whole genome shotgun sequence. Protein-coding genes within it:
- the ANPEP gene encoding aminopeptidase N isoform X1; the protein is MAAGFFISKSVGIVAIVLALGAVATIIALSVVYAQEKNKVTDVGTTTTAAPSPTTAGPPITGTDPTTTVSPSSAGPEHPWNRWRLPTTLMPESYEVTLQPFLTPDANNVYVFKGNSSVVFICTEATDLILIHSNKLNYTLQGSFHASLQAVDGSRVPPISSTWLETPTQYLVVQLGGSLQKGQRYRLITIFTGELADDLAGFYRSEYVTVSGVKKVVATTQMQAADARKAFPCFDEPAMKANFMVTLIHPSDHTAISNMPVMRTWQQQIDGESWNVTEFQTTPRMSTYLLAFIVSQFDYVQSNESNVLIRIWGRPEAIAEGQGSYALQVTGPILSFFENHYNTSYPLPKSDQVGLPDFNAGAMENWGLVTYRENSLLFDNAYSSIGNKERVVTVIAHELAHQWFGNLVTLQWWNDLWLNEGFASYVEYLGANAVEDTWNIKDLMVLNEVYTVMATDALATSHPLSFREDEVNTPAQISEVFDSIAYSKGASVLRMLSDFLTENVFKEGLQSYLHTFAYGNTVYTDLWSHLQEAVVKYNVSLPDSISRIMDRWTLQMGFPVVTVDTRTGIVRQTHFLLDPNSTVDRPSVFNYIWIVPITWMTRDTLGDRYWLTDIIGTNNQFKVHSSSWLLLNLNVSGYFRVNYNQENWDQLLGQLATDHQVIPVINRAQIIDDAFNLARAGYVNVTLALNTTRFLNQETEYMPWAAALNNLQYFQLMFDRSEVFGVMRKYIQKQVTPLFNYYKNITNDWVNIPSGLMDQYNEINAISTACSYGITECQELATKYFDQWQQNITRNPIPPNLRSSIYCSVVATGGEEAWDFIWERFQEATVVSEADKLRTALSCSPQPWILNRYLQYTLDPNKIRKQDATATINSIASNVVGQPLAWDFIRGNWRMLFSQYGGGSFSFSRLILSVTQRFSTEYELRQLEQFKADNQDIGFGSGTRALEQALERTRANINWVKENRQPVLDWFQGETTPR